Proteins encoded together in one Impatiens glandulifera chromosome 1, dImpGla2.1, whole genome shotgun sequence window:
- the LOC124922712 gene encoding probable glucan endo-1,3-beta-glucosidase A6 codes for MKVKQVKLYDSSPAILGALRGSDIEVTVMVPNQLLVSISTNQAIADEWVRSQVLPFYPKTKIRYVLVGNEILSIPDRNIQLSLVPSMYRIQKSLAKFGLLRKVRVTTSLAMDVLQASYPPSNGTFRADISTQIIKPMLQFLKYTKSSLFLDVYPYFAWASNPVDIKLDYALLSSANNIRVKDPGTGLTYTNLLDQMIDAVYFAMKRMGYPHVGIFIAETGWPNGGDIGQTESGASINNAAIYNRNVIKKFTAVPAIGTPAKPGVVIEAVIFALYNENMKTGLGSERHFGVLYPNGSSIYRLDFSGKTREAEY; via the coding sequence ATGAAGGTGAAGCAAGTCAAACTGTATGATTCTAGCCCGGCCATTCTCGGCGCCCTGAGAGGATCCGACATCGAGGTTACGGTCATGGTCCCGAACCAGCTCCTTGTGAGCATCTCCACCAATCAAGCTATCGCAGACGAATGGGTACGGTCCCAAGTCTTACCCTTTTACCCAAAAACAAAGATCCGATACGTTCTCGTCGGAAACGAAATCCTTTCTATCCCCGACCGTAACATCCAGCTCAGCCTCGTCCCGTCGATGTACCGGATTCAGAAATCGCTTGCGAAATTCGGCCTCCTCCGTAAGGTCAGAGTCACTACCTCATTGGCCATGGACGTGCTTCAAGCTTCTTACCCGCCTTCCAATGGAACCTTCCGTGCCGACATCTCCACTCAAATCATTAAACCTATGCTTCAGTTTCTCAAGTACACGAAATCGTCCCTCTTCTTGGATGTATACCCGTATTTCGCTTGGGCATCCAACCCGGTCGACATCAAGCTTGATTACGCTCTGTTATCCTCCGCCAATAACATAAGGGTTAAGGATCCGGGTACGGGGTTAACCTACACCAATCTGCTGGATCAAATGATAGACGCGGTCTACTTTGCCATGAAAAGAATGGGCTACCCGCATGTTGGGATCTTTATAGCGGAAACCGGTTGGCCGAATGGAGGAGATATTGGCCAAACAGAATCAGGAGCTAGTATTAACAATGCCGCAATTTATAACCGGAATGTAATAAAGAAATTCACGGCCGTACCGGCCATCGGAACGCCGGCGAAGCCGGGTGTAGTCATTGAGGCAGTAATTTTTGCCCTGTACAACGAGAACATGAAAACGGGTCTGGGCTCGGAGAGGCATTTCGGAGTGTTGTATCCGAACGGGTCAAGTATTTACCGACTGGATTTTTCTGGTAAGACGAGGGAGGCAGAGTACTAG